Part of the Nicotiana sylvestris chromosome 5, ASM39365v2, whole genome shotgun sequence genome is shown below.
GTTTGTCTAACATCTAGTTCATTCATGCTCTTTCCCTTAACAAGTTCACTGAACAGGAACTCCATTTCCATTTCCTCATTCTTTTGCTCCATTTTTCTTATATCTTCTTCCTTGGCCTTCTCTTTTTCTGAGAGGTAGGTTTCAAGTTTAATTAACTTCTTCGTCCTTACAACCTCAGGTTTCTTTAAATAATTCTTGAATATCTCCGTAGCTTGAGCTTCAGATGGCCAATAAATAGGACTAGTTTCCCAAGGACTAAAAATAATTATTGCGATTTGTATAGCACATAAAACTGAGAGCTCTTCTGCTTGCTTAAACAAACTTGTTGTTCTTTTCAAAATGAGGGATTTTTTCTCACTTTCACTCATTTCGCTACTGTTCTTATGCTTCTTGCTAGCCATATTGGGCCCGCACACAGAGACGcacaaaaaaaatggaaaataaaatGAGGAGCAGGGGCTTATATATAGATGCCCAAAAATATTGTTAATGCCATACAATTAAATAATGCCAAACTGATTTAGAAAGTCTAGCGGGTGAATGATAACAAGAGAAACTAAATCTAATTCATTACAATTTCTTCAGTTACTGTATTAATGATTTTCTAATTTAGACAATTTGAGCAATCAACCCAGGGCTAATATGAATAATTGGTTATGATGAGTTTACCATTCTAGACTCTAAGAAATTTCACTCGGTCAATACCATACGATTTTAAAATTTCACCTTTTATAATCAACTGCTTATTATGGTTTTTCTATATAGTTATTCTATTGAAACTTGAAGAATGGTGGGAAAAGGACCTGGCATACACACGTAGAGGGTAGTGAGTGTACAAGTTGTGCAATGTGAGTGGTTGAATTTGATACAAGTGTACAATCCGTAAAAcccattattattatattattattattattattattattattattattattattatggtgAAAAGAAAGAAATCTTATTGATCATCAGAACAAAATACAATAAATAGGAAAACACTAAAAGCCAAAACTAGAGACAAAAACTAGAAACAAAACTATGGAGAGCTCCTAATGTCTCTAATTATCCCCTATCTATACGATATTATTTAAATCTTCTTTGCATCTCCTATCTCTGTCGTTCTTACCTCGTATCATAACCACTGTCACTCTATATTTACATTCAACTTCGACTTGCTTACAACTTTTATGGGGCAGGGGAACTTTATGATGCCACAATGCTTCATTCCTTCCTCTTCGGATGAAATAGGTAAGAGTTGCTAGAACAAATCCTCGACTGGTCCTGTCCTGTACAGCTATAGATATTCTCCTTCACAGTCCTTGGTCCTCCCTGTTTATAATGTAGATTCCCAGCCATTTCAGAATTTTCTCAAGACAGGACTTAGAAAAGGCAAATTCATAGAATAGACGGCCTATTGTTTCAGGGTGTTGTCCACATATTACACacatgaacttccaacatatgaAACTATGTTTGGAAATATTTTGCTTGCTCCATTGCCATAGACTCTGAGCTCCTCTTAGCCATTTGTAACCACTCTGAAGAAGCCATCGATTCTGCACATAACCTACTACAATTTTGTCCGTGATGGAACATACTTTCCTCCAATACCAGCTGCTCTCTTGTGTTACAGAAAATGTCCACCCTTTCAAGTAAATGCGATCCACCCATTTAACCCAAAGATTATAAGCTTTTCGAGCAATGTTCCACACATACTTTGCTATGGCTGCTTCAATCCATGTAACACATTCTAGTATACCCAATCCCCCTTTTCTTCTTGGTCTGCATACTAGATCCCGAGCACCTAGTGGAGCTTTATTTGTAGCCACCTTACCATCCCATAGGTAGATTCCACACATAGCAGTAATACTTTTAAGGACTTTCTTAGGGAGTaagaatatagaaacccaatagGAGTGAATATGCTTCATAACAGAGTTAATCATTTGCACCCTTCCTGCATAAGACGCGCTCCTTGATCCCCAGCTCTTGATTCTGTTAGTCAATTTGTTAATGAGCGTTTCATAGTTCATTGTTGATATTTTCTTAAAGGCAATTGGCGCCCCAAGGTACCTGAATGGAAGCTTCCCTCTCTTTTACCCCGTTAAGTCACACAGGTTTTCCATGGTTTGTGGAGCCAAGTTAACACTACAAATATTAGACTTTGTTGTACTGGTGGTCAGGCCAGATTTAGAGAATGCTTGATGTATGTCGTGACCCAAAACCCAACTAGTAATCATAACACGTAACCCAACCCATTAGGTAAATCAATTAACAGTTTACACATTTCTAATGAGGTAAAAGTGGTCAACGTATGAAATAACTAAAATTTTATACATTATCTCAcagactggtagtacaagtcatgagccactaagactTAGATTTACAAAGCTAgtataaaataaatacaatatttgtttggAATGTACATAGCCAGAATTCAAATCTAACACTACCAAGGACAAGTTGTAGTTTTATTCGGAAGGCATGTACATCTTTAGTGCCAACTCCCGTCATCCACAACATCTCATCTCCCACACAAGGTGAagaagtgtaatatgagtacaaccgactccatTTGCTCAACAAGTATCATAACTAACCTCGGCGAGGTAATAAAAGCAAGAATTATAAATGAAACTCGTCAATCACCTATACCTGTTAATAAAATTCCAACAAGAACAGAACATAAAGCATGATCAAATCATGAAATCTCATATAAAACCACCTTGGTGCACACAATTACGTAACGTACTCTGCTCAGTCAGCAATCCAGCATATAAAGAGATATACAAATAAATCAGGTAAATAACTAAGGAAATTGCAAGGAAGGATGAAATGCAATAACCAAATATCAATTCATTGCGGCACGTAACCCGATCTAAATAAAAGCCACATCATGGCTCTAAGGCCCACATCATAATCTCAGTAACAGAATCAAACCAATAACCAGCTCTCCCAGAGCTCACATCAACCAGAAACCTGTCAGTTTCTCACAATCCACGTGTCCACCATCAAGAGAAAAACATGAGATGATGACCTTAAGGAGATGGATCCATATCCAAACATAGCTCGGACAAATCACGTGCTATCAGTCCAATGTGGTCACaggctcaatatcataatccACCTGGCGTGGTCACATTCTCAATATCACGGATCTGCCCGATGTGGTCACATGCACAATATCATAATCCACATGGCGTGGTCACGGGGCTACCAGTTCAAACCATATCACACATAAAGCAGATATGCAAGAATACGTGTACATGATCAAAGAACAACAAATTTCATACTCCTAGACTGGTATACGTGACATGTTAAGGTGTACGTATATGCAGGTGTGATATCATAGCTCAAATTATGTGAATACATCACAAAATAACAGCTATCAAGATTAATAGGGAGATTTAACCTATATGCACTTTAAACATGGCTCATATAGCTCACAACAGGGGTACAAATAAGAGTAACATCACAACATGAAGCTTATCAATTAATTCAAGGAATATCATAGTCTAAACACTACCAAGAGCATGAAAAATACTTGCGCACATCGGCTTAGCCCCACACATGTACGTCACTTATAGCACGTAGCTATCACGAATAACTAGGGAAACTAGTGCCTCAACTAtgtttaggtaagatacttacctcaatcgaGCCCAAACAATACTCTAGAAGCGCCATCCCGCACAAATCAACCTCCAAACGgttcgaaactagccaaaagcaactcagaAACGTAAATAATGCCATAAGAATTGAACCCACACGATAAAGGTCGAATCAttaatcaaatactcaaagtcaacaaaaaagACAACTTAGGCCTGTACCTCGGAACCCGAAAAAACTCACAAATTCCGACAACCCATTCGAATATGAGTCCAATCATACTAATTTCACTTAAATCTGACTCTAAATGGATGTTCAAGTCTCAAATATTCACTCTCTTAAGTTCATGtcaaacacccccccccccccaattttttCTCTCAAATCCTTAATTTAGATGTATTAATCCatgaaaaacaaaatatataatcAAAACAAAGATAAAATTACTTACCCTCAAGATTTGGGTGTTTATCTCCTCTAAAATTGCTTTACTTATGCTCAATGAACTCaaaaactaaagaaaataaactcaaaatcccaaaatttgatTTTATAATACACTTCCAGTCGTCATTCTTCGCAATCCCGGTCAAATACCTCGCGATCGCAATTCCAAAAATGTTCAGCACAGTTTTACCTTTCGCGATTGCGTCCATGAAGCCCCGAGATCGCGATGAACAACCCTATTAAACCttactaaattatttccaaatagcaTGTAGTATAAAAACCATAAATTCTTGTATaaaactccaaatgacaaataTTTTAActttctaaaaattaaaaataaagtgCTATAACTTTCATGATTGGATCATATCAAAATTCCAtatagattgcaagatataaGCTCCCGAAGTCAGCTTAGTGACAACAAATATTTCTTCTTTGTCAATGCGATGCACAGGTCCAGTATTGAATTTTCCTCTTCCCGATTGCGACCCTCAGCTCCGCGATTGCGATGTACACCCCTGTAGCAAAAAAACAATAGTTGAAAAGGACCTAAAAAGGTCTAAAACAACCCTGAAATTTACCAGAGCACcttgggaccccgtccaatcataccagCAAGTCCATATACATAGTCCAAACTTATCCAAAAGCTCAAAACATCACAAATAAGATAAAAACCAAGAATTGTTGATCAAGTTTGTTCTCTTTACTTTCAAATATTTAAACTTCGTCGAACGCATCCAAATCCtaccaaatcaactcggaatgaaaacaaaatttgcacaaaattcaaatgaaaaaatgaacctattccaactcctaGAACAACAATCCAAACCCAATAACATCAAATTCAACTCTCGGTCAATCCTATGAACTTTTCAAACCATCAAATTGCCAACTCTCGCCAATTTGagccaaaaccttctagaaacatccaaatgcaaattcaCAAATACGctaaagtccaaaatcaccatctgaACCTAACAGAATCATAAAAACTTCAATTCAAGGTCAAATTCACAAAAGTCACacttgatcaactcttccaactttaagcttctaaaatgagaattaTTTTTCCGAATCAATCCCGAACCACTCGAAAACCAAACCGACCatacatgcaagtcataatataccatatgaagctactcatgacCTCAAACCACCAAACTGAatgaaaattctcaaaatgatcagtcggatcgttacattctcccctacTTAAGCATGCGTTCGTCCCCGAACTTGCCAAGAGTTGTTCCAAAGCCATTATAACACTGTATAAATTCACCATACACATACCCATGGGTGATTCCACGTCATCCCCAATCCAAATAAGCCTGACAACACAAGCTAATTGAAGATCCTTACTTCAACCTTAGTCTATAAACTCTAGAACACAATTTCCAACATTCAAAATTCATTATAAGACCCGATTCTCGaatctacacactgtataagtctgaacaagctgtatcaatcAATAACCATAACCCAATATATAATTaaatgatataccacataacgcAGATACTCATAGTAACTTCCAGCCACAATAGCTGCTCAATAATAAGTCTGGAACCTGTAACAAacctcatatcaaataaaacctcaTTCTAGAACTTCATACACTATCAATGATGAAAGAACATGCAGATACTCATAACCATTCATCATATCAACAAGTGGTAGGGCTTCTTTGCCCGCCAAGAAGCATATCAAATTCTAAGCTGACTAGTGACATCATCTCATTTCCAAACATACCTTAATCAATTTCGATAGTAATCATCAAAGGTCTAATAACTTCATCTCACCAAGTAAAAGCTGCTCGATTGACCTGCCACACCAGTTCCACCCTGAGACACATACTGTGCAATCTGTGCACCAACAAGAAATAACTCTAATATACCCAATGATGGCAAGAGAATCAAATGACAGAACCGTCCTACAATCTCAACAGATACCACCACAAAGCGCAATGCTATAATCTCATCACACAAAGGAGaaacaaacacacaaaacatGAACAAAGGATCATATCTAAACATAACTCCGTTGCGATGTGTGACCACATCCAAACACCGGTCCATATGGAATACCTTGATCCATGATGCACATAATCAACAACCATATGCATATCAACAACAAACATGCAAAGTGCATAAACATAACCATGGATAAACGGATAGCACAAATACCACCAATAGGAAGACCATAACCATGTCGCAATCAACCATCCAACACCCCAAGAGACATCTTATTCGAATTTCGCCACAGGGCCTAAATAGAACTGCATCATGTATGTAAATAGTCAACAGTCTCACAATCCAtcgtagcatagaagagtaacacCCGGAACATATCAGAACACAAATATGATTAACTCTAACCGATGACACCCCCTTCAATAATAGTTGTGCTGAGCAAACAAAATCCAACCCGATTTGGAAGATACATCCTCATTAGGCCTACTGATGACCTCCAAATCAATCTTGATCCCCCGATATAGGTAGATAATCTCCAAAAGTCCATAATAACCTATCCATAACATATACAATCAGCCATCAAACTCTTAACATACTTCCACCATCCGCACCCAAGGAACAATCTACCTTCGAGAACCCCTTTAGTCTTCAAATCCTTAGAATACAAGAAACTCCGTGTCTGATCACAACTCCACCACTCAAATGATTGACACATCCCTCATATACAATCATCTCAAGAGAAATAGTTCCATAATTCTTCCGTGCTATAAAGCAAAATCTGAATGTCAACAATCGATCAACCAGACGATTACTGTAGTACCAGTCAAGCATCCGAAAAATCAAAACACAATGCACATTCTAAAATGTGCAACCTTTTCAGGTGATACCATATAGTGCTAGCATTATTCTAAACATCTAAAGCCATCCATACTGTCCAAAACTCATGGACTTCTCTTCGAAAGGAACCGCAAACTCATACATGTAAACCTTAATCCCACACGTCACACCATATatgtcatgtcatcatatgaaaaCACGAGAGCCATATTGTCAACACTGAATCACAAGTAGGATAGACATTCCATCAACTAGAAACCTTCCACTTGAACCCATCTACGAGAAAATCATGACATGTAACATAATCCTCATACTTGGAGAAGACATCTGTCTCAAGCCGTGGTTGACaccatcaagaactcttcgaAACTCATTTTCACATAACCAAGCAACCAGAACAgaatccctctaactcaaccaagtcaTGCATATTGCCAAACCCAAGAGTATTGCCACAAAGCACCGACAAAGCCTTATCGCaccaaataaactaaaagaactGATCATATCTATTACCATGTCGACCAAAATAACTACCAAGCTGACGCATTTCCTTGAATTCTCCTCGACTTGCCTACAAGTCAACGCTTCTCCTTTACAGTACATCATTATCTTTCACCCAAAGCTCATTAGAAGAGATCCTAGCATGAACTTTGTTGTCCTAAATCCCATACCCCGTTGTATTCCCTCGTAAGTACCCTAAAGTACGTCATCCAAGATACCCATTATGAAAAGACCTTATGTGAATTTGAAACCATTTCCTTAACCTCTCTTATAATGAAATGTAAAATCCATAATGATACAAAAATACCATGAGTTCCTACACCATCCAATGCAAATCTCAGATTTTAGCCATTTACAAATTAGAAAATGCCTCAAATACCACATAttaatcttgaacccattagaacttTCTCGAGTTTCATCAACCCTACACTAATCTTAAATGCACCGCCCAAACAAGCCAAACGACATGTGCTCCATTAGAACACCAACACCCAAaaaagtaaccccaccttaacgCAACTGAGTGACTCCCTTCTCTTAGCACATCACATCCATCACGAATAAGAAACCCGAAACATTTTAAGATTTTCATATATCCATAGAGTGTAATACATCATGTATCTAGAAATTTCCTTGCAAAAGTCATCCTTAAAACCAACCTCTATAAGCCATAACTGATCCTCAAATATTCCTCAGACCGATACCAATAtaacacataaccatgcaatcgaATTGTCgatagtagactcccccacttggctcgaagccataaaACATAATATCTGATAACCCATAATACCCTTACTCCATCACTACCATAGTCCCATAAATTAATTCaacaatccttcataagcttatGTAGCACTAATCATAAAGTACCTCAAATCATCTGTTAAGCGCTTATCCATCCTTGCGACAATCGTGCAAGCTCCTTCAcatgatccaaactcaaattgcaataCATGTAACCCACCGTTAGAAAGATACTCTCCAAAAAGCCATCATAAGAATTATACATCCGTAGACTACCCTGCGGGTGATAATCCACCTACTCAGCCTCAAACTGGCATCGCTCTATGACCTCATCCTGGTCGCAACAACCAAGTAATTATTGAATCCTCCTGACTTTGAACTCGTCATCAAGACATAAGAATCTACTGCATTCCACAAGTGAACAACATGAAAGAtccctaacaaactcataacTCAAGACTGTATAACGCATAAAGACAGGAATCAAGAATCCATGGTCTTTTTCACATCCCAAGCAAACTCTTCTTATCACATCTAAACCATCTAACCACAGACCTTAGTCACATAGTACTCATCATATTACTACCTAACCGTTCGCTGCGCCATCAATCCCACTCCTAGGGATACTATCATATATATAAGTTCAAATTACATACCCACACAAATAAAACTACCAAGCCCAAGCTTCTGAAtatggcctcaagtcctccagagtGGCCCATCACCAAAATGTAGAAAATACATCTCGCACGTtatccatggaatcacaagccatcgatgcttAGTTTCTACCGAGCGCTCACATAACATACGAgtgtgtggaaggaatttcaataGATACACTTCAAGATGAATTAATATTGCACGATGAGGAAAGAAAGATGAGAAATTTTCCTacatgccctgtagcctctcgaacaTAGGTATGCATGTCAACATACCGATCTACAAGACTTTACTATCCACTTGCTCATGACTCCTAGAACCGatgaacctagtgctttgataccaaattgtcacaacccaaaaccaATCTAGTTGTGATGTAACCCAACCCAaaccgctaggtaagccaaataacAATAAACACAGTTCTAATGAAATAAAAGTGCTCAAGATATGAAATAGCTAAATTTTCATATAATATCCTAAGGACTAGtactacaagtcatgagccactaagactTAGATTTACAAAGATGGTATGAAATAAGTACAATATCTGTTTGGCATGTACATAACCAGAATTCAAATCTAACATACATAACCAAAATTAAAATCTAACACTACCAAGGACAAATGGTAGTTATATCCAAATGGCATGTACATCTTCAGTTCGAACTCCCGTTGTTATAGCCTAACCTTGGGAAGCGCAACCGGCGCTCAATAGGGTTACCCCGGTCGAGCAAGCCTGCACAATGCCATCTACCCAACTCACCCATGAATAAAGAGaagaattcattccattaattagACAGTAAGAGGTCATGTGAGTAACACCAGTTCATTCCCATCAGTTACATTCTTAACAAGCTTCCAAGATAGTACGCTATACATTCGTATTTAAAGTGGAACATATGATACATTTACAAAAAGTTTGATTGAACCTTTCCAAATAAGATACAATCCACActatgtctatggagcctctaacaGAACTAAAAGAGTGCTAAGACAGTACCGGCAATAAGGCCCTAGCTAGACCTCAAATTActatgtacaagggaaaagagaTACAAGACCCCAATACCATTTCACATTTCACATTCTTTTACCCATCACTCATTTCATTGGCATTAATGGCCATGACACAATACCATTCTTTGCACGTTGGCCGCACATCATATTTCATgcccttttcttttactttcaaATGTCAGGCTTTTCAAATTATGACTTTCAACACACATTTGAGCAGTTTAGGGTCTTAGGCACATGTGATTTCTTACACAATTTGACATGATAGCTTTCATTAGAATCACGTATTTAAACCATAACATATTAGCACACAACCCATACTTAAACCACATTCTCAAATAGTAACTCAACACTATAAGAACCTTCAGAACATATATAGAATGCATATTTATTTGGATATAGGACTAATTCAGATTAATTACTTATAATGAGCAGCAGGGGACTTACAAGGTCATTGCAGGGTTCAATTCTAAGAGaagagtttagccaacatacctcgctTTGAGATTCCCTTAATTCACTACACGATTTTGGAATCCTAGCAACTTTGATCTATTTAAAGATATAGCAAAAATTGAATATAAATTAGGAAGGAGTTcatgattctagctcatttgagcattttatcaaacactaggtggCCAGTGTGGTCTCAAGGTCCTCCTATGGTGGATTCCTCTATTTCATTACCCAAAATCCACACAATTGAGCTCAACAATTTTCCCACAGCCCTAGTTAGCACATGCATACATAATGAACCACTTCCACACCCAAGAATTATTTACCTTATTACCTATTTTCAGTTAAACCTCAAAATTGAAGGCTAGGAAGTAGAATTTTACCTTTTGGTTGAAGACCTAGTGAGTTACCCTAGAGAAATGTTCAAGGTTTAAGCAAAGATTGATGAACAAATAGCCTATAATTCCTATTCTCAGTCTAGAACACCTTTTTTTCTCTCTAAAATATAAGTTTGAACCTTCTAAATTGTTCCCTAAGTTTGTTTTATAAGAATGGGGTCGAGTTTATATAACCAAAAAAATGAAGCCCCGACGCAGATCTACGGTcacatatgcgatcgcataaagcTTCTGCAGTCCGCAAAATGGACCGCATAATGGCCCTTCGGAACTGGACATTTTCTGCTTCACTCTGTGACCGGTCTGCGGTCCGCAAACCAATTATGGGGTCACATAATGCGCTGCAGAACATCCTCCAAAAAAATTTAATGTTGTATTTGCGATGGGAAGTGCGACCCCCGATGTTATTATGcagtcgcataatggaccgcgtATTGGTCCTAAAATTTAGCTCATGTTTCTGCTTCACTCTATGGCAGATCTGCGGTCCGCAGACCAGTTCTGTGATCGTATAGTGGACCACAGAAATGCCCTGCACTTCCAAAAATTTGCTTCAACTCACAAACGTAATGTTTAGCCTAAAAGGTCCGCGTCGCGGCGAGGTAAGTACTCCTCGGCACCATGCAACAACATATTATCATTAAACTTTTATAGGGCCTTACACTCGTCATCCACAACATCTCATATCCAAGATGTTCACACAAGGtacataagtgtagtatgagtataatcgACCCAACGTACTCGGTATATATCATAACCAACCTCGATGAGGTAATAAAAGCAATAATTATAAATGATACTCACCAATCGCCTGTACAAGATCATAAAATTACAACAAGTATAGAACCAAAAGTATGCTCAAATAATGAAATCTTAGCTAAAACAACCTTGGTGCACACAATTACTTAACGTACTCTACTCAGTCAACAATCAAGCATACAAGGAAGATATGCAAATAAATCAGGTAAACAACAAAGGAATTTGTAAgtaatgatgaaatgcaataaccaAATACCAatttgttgcggtgcgcaaccccaTCCAAATAGAAGTCACATTAGGGCTCTAAGGCTAATATTAGAATCTCAGTAACTGAACCAAACCAATAACCAGCACTCCCAGAGCTCACATCAACTAGAAACCCGTCGGTTTCTCATAATATATGTGTACACTATCAAGAGAAAAACATGAGAGGTTGACTCTAGGGGGATGTATAAATATCTACATGCAACACGGACAACTCATGTACTATCAGCCGGCGTGGTCACAAGCTCAGTGTCATAATTCGTCCTACGTGGTCACATGTAAAATATCACAATTCTCCTGGTGCGGTTATAGGCACAGTATTACAATCTGCTCGGTGTGGTCACATGCACAATATCACAATCTGCCCAGCATGGTCACAAGCATAATATAAAAAATCGCGCGGTGCGTTCACAAGCACAATATCGCAATCCATCCAGCGTGGTCGTAGGAACAATATCATAGTCCACCCAGTGTGGTCACGAGCTACCATTCCAAACCATATCACACATAAAGCAGATATGCAATACATCAAATTTCATCTCTCTTGCACTAGTATAAGTGACATGCTGAGTTGTATGCATGTACAAGTGTGATATCATAGCTCAAATCACGTGTATGCATCACAAAATAGCAGCTATGAAACTTAATCAGGAGATTTAACCTCTATGCAACCTCAAATATTGCTCAAATAGCTCACAATAGGGGTCCAAATAAGAGTAACATAACACCATGAAGCTTATCAATCAATTtaaggcatatcatagcctaagcaTTACCCCGAGCATGAAAATTACCCCATACACTATAACGACCTGATTGCTCGTTTTGAGAATTAGCATCCCATTCGGTGGCTTAAGATCTCGAGTTGCTTcgtattatgtattatgacttgcgtgtatggTCGGATTCGATTTTTGGATGTTTTAGATGAATTTGGATGAGCGATTCTCACATTAGAAGTTGAAAatatttgccgaggtttgacatTTGTGGAAACGAACCCAAAAGGTTCTTTTGAAGGCTTCGATAGGTTCTATCATGATTTTCTTCTTAGGCGTATTCGCGgaattgaattcggaggtccgtaggttgatttttgttttgccgaaagttggcaatttaaagGCTTAGAATTTTTATAAGTTTGACTGTAGGTTGACTTCATAGCTATCGTGTTTGGAATTTCTTTTCGGGACATGAAATAGGTTTTCTATTATTTTTCTGGaaagtttggcgtcattccgagttgatttgataggaattgGACGCACAGTTGTGTTTTTAGAAGTTCTAGAGTTTCATGTTGATTTCATGTGGTTTGGAGGTTCGATTCATGGTCTCGGATGTTATTTTGTTGATTTGATCCCATGAGCAAGTCTGTGTAATGTTTTTAGACTTATGTTAATGGATGGTCTGGAGCCCCgcgggctcgggtgagtttcaaatgCGTTTCATAGAGTTTAAGTTCTGCTGGTTCTGCACAGGTGCTTCAGGTCTTGCATTTGTGAGATTTATCTATGGTTTTCTTGGTTTGCATTTTCAAACATTCTATTCTCTTTTGCGATAGGAATTTGGGATAGGTAGTGGTCGCATTTGCAATCAAATTGTTCGGTTTTGCGTTATATCAACAGTTTGCAATTGCAAGATATTTGTCACATTTGCGACGATAGCAGGGGTGTGAGGGTCTTCACTTTTGCGATCATTTCCTCACATTTGTGTGGCTCACATTTGCGATCCctatgtcacatttgcgacacaTGCGACTGCACATAAGAGCTTAGGGACGGGATTTTAGTCTCATTTTCATATCTTTGAACCCTAGGCTCGATAGGAGGAGATTTTGAAGATGGATTTTCATCTACAATtattgggtaagtgattttgaTCGATTTTCAACTATTTTACATGATTATATATGAGATTTAACATCAATTTTATGAGAATCAAAGtgaaattttgagaaatattgtctatgttttgaaaaatgagatttgagtttt
Proteins encoded:
- the LOC104222333 gene encoding agamous-like MADS-box protein AGL90, coding for MASKKHKNSSEMSESEKKSLILKRTTSLFKQAEELSVLCAIQIAIIIFSPWETSPIYWPSEAQATEIFKNYLKKPEVVRTKKLIKLETYLSEKEKAKEEDIRKMEQKNEEMEMEFLFSELVKGKSMNELDVRQTKGLLKLAALKKAKLEEMKKQLAEQN